In a genomic window of Verrucomicrobiota bacterium:
- the tsaB gene encoding tRNA (adenosine(37)-N6)-threonylcarbamoyltransferase complex dimerization subunit type 1 TsaB, translating to MKCLALDLSTAKASLCLTVNNSLLQELPFLSEKNHSSELFPLLQQFAPGFPSIDFWALNLGPGSFTGIRASIAAVGGLNFPFQKPVYGINAHDAICAEINQCPLPGTTPSCLCLISDARRGEVYASIYASRDGRWLPFKDTYIITIEGLAPQIAPDKTVLFAGPDIERFRTQITTTFGIRAQFAPDPLFPKARFVAQIAAQMHRREIPVCTTLEPVYLRPISYVKVADLQKKTI from the coding sequence ATGAAATGCCTCGCCTTGGATCTCTCCACTGCCAAAGCCTCCCTCTGCCTGACAGTAAATAATTCCCTACTCCAGGAGCTTCCCTTTTTATCCGAAAAGAATCATTCATCTGAACTTTTCCCGCTCCTGCAGCAATTTGCGCCGGGATTCCCCAGCATCGATTTCTGGGCGCTGAATCTCGGCCCCGGTTCATTCACGGGTATCCGCGCCTCCATTGCGGCTGTCGGCGGCCTGAATTTCCCCTTCCAAAAACCCGTTTACGGGATAAATGCCCACGACGCAATTTGCGCCGAGATCAATCAATGCCCCCTCCCCGGCACGACCCCCTCCTGCCTTTGTCTGATATCCGACGCGCGCAGGGGCGAGGTCTATGCTTCGATCTATGCATCCCGTGATGGCCGCTGGCTACCATTTAAAGACACCTATATTATCACGATTGAAGGGCTGGCCCCGCAAATCGCCCCGGACAAAACCGTGCTTTTTGCTGGTCCTGATATAGAAAGATTCCGCACTCAAATCACGACCACCTTTGGTATCCGCGCGCAATTTGCACCGGATCCCCTTTTCCCGAAAGCCCGGTTCGTCGCACAGATCGCCGCGCAAATGCATCGGCGAGAAATCCCTGTCTGTACCACGCTGGAACCCGTTTACCTGCGCCCCATTTCCTACGTAAAAGTCGCCGACCTACAAAAGAAGACAATCTAG